One window of the Zea mays cultivar B73 chromosome 3, Zm-B73-REFERENCE-NAM-5.0, whole genome shotgun sequence genome contains the following:
- the LOC103651495 gene encoding psbP domain-containing protein 5, chloroplastic isoform X2, with product MAGALLSSPHYLWSPTSQPSLRPRSRGPLGTGAVRVLPPRRRARVLASCSREPAAMNRGLEVERRRLLMSGLVSSFTIVLPISGAYAVMETNEDVKMNTQVDEINAYSFLYPVELPGKKFSFKWVESRKPERYSSAAPLSPDARQRIVSERVDMIHNVVISVSKVTTGQRMTESSVLDAHATEVDGEPYWYYEYLVRKSPTKSASEPNLFRHNVTCTAERDGYLYSLNASTLSKQWESMGPFLQQTVASFRLLPPTENYVPPYKDPWRFW from the exons ATGGCGGGGGCTCTGCTCTCCTCTCCCCATTATCTCTGGAGCCCCACTTCTCAGCCCTCGCTTCGCCCCAG GAGCAGGGGACCGCTCGGCACTGGGGCAGTGCGTGTTCTGCCGCCGAGGAGGAGGGCCCGTGTGCTCGCTTCGTGCTCTCGCGAGCCTGCCGCCATGAACCGCGGTTTGGAGGTGGAGAGGAGGCGCCTTCTCATGTCCGGGCTCGTGTCTTCTTTCACAATCGTGCTCCCGATTTCAG GAGCATATGCTGTTATGGAGACTAATGAAGACGTAAAAATGAACACACAAGTTGATGAGATCAATGCATACTCTTTTCTTTACCCGGTCGAACTGCCAGGAAAGAAATTTTCCTTCAAATG GGTAGAGTCCAGAAAACCAGAGCGATATTCCTCAGCAGCACCACTATCAC CTGATGCACGGCAACGAATTGTATCGGAGCGAGTTGACATGATACATAATGTTGTCATCTCAGTCTCG AAGGTGACGACTGGCCAGCGCATGACAGAGAGTTCTGTCCTTGATGCACATGCTACAGAG GTTGACGGAGAACCATACTGGTATTATGAGTATCTTGTTCGGAAATCACCAACAAAATCT GCATCAGAACCAAATTTGTTTCGACACAATGTAACGTGCACTGCTGAGCGTGATG GGTACCTGTACTCACTGAATGCTTCCACTCTTAGCAAACAGTGGGAATCT ATGGGGCCCTTTCTGCAACAGACTGTTGCATCATTTCGCCTTCTCCCACCTACAGAAAACTATGTTCCTCCCTACAAGGATCCTTGGAGATTTTGGTGA
- the LOC103651495 gene encoding psbP domain-containing protein 5, chloroplastic isoform X1, translating to MAGALLSSPHYLWSPTSQPSLRPRSRGPLGTGAVRVLPPRRRARVLASCSREPAAMNRGLEVERRRLLMSGLVSSFTIVLPISGAYAVMETNEDVKMNTQVDEINAYSFLYPVELPGKKFSFKWVESRKPERYSSAAPLSPDARQRIVSERVDMIHNVVISVSIGPPNSRFLPSKDKSLWDPKDVADCILSDRSTLKVTTGQRMTESSVLDAHATEVDGEPYWYYEYLVRKSPTKSASEPNLFRHNVTCTAERDGYLYSLNASTLSKQWESMGPFLQQTVASFRLLPPTENYVPPYKDPWRFW from the exons ATGGCGGGGGCTCTGCTCTCCTCTCCCCATTATCTCTGGAGCCCCACTTCTCAGCCCTCGCTTCGCCCCAG GAGCAGGGGACCGCTCGGCACTGGGGCAGTGCGTGTTCTGCCGCCGAGGAGGAGGGCCCGTGTGCTCGCTTCGTGCTCTCGCGAGCCTGCCGCCATGAACCGCGGTTTGGAGGTGGAGAGGAGGCGCCTTCTCATGTCCGGGCTCGTGTCTTCTTTCACAATCGTGCTCCCGATTTCAG GAGCATATGCTGTTATGGAGACTAATGAAGACGTAAAAATGAACACACAAGTTGATGAGATCAATGCATACTCTTTTCTTTACCCGGTCGAACTGCCAGGAAAGAAATTTTCCTTCAAATG GGTAGAGTCCAGAAAACCAGAGCGATATTCCTCAGCAGCACCACTATCAC CTGATGCACGGCAACGAATTGTATCGGAGCGAGTTGACATGATACATAATGTTGTCATCTCAGTCTCG ATTGGGCCACCGAATTCACGTTTTTTGCCTTCCAAAGACAAGAGTTTGTGGGATCCAAAAGATGTTGCAGATTGCATTTTATCTGATAGATCTACCCTG AAGGTGACGACTGGCCAGCGCATGACAGAGAGTTCTGTCCTTGATGCACATGCTACAGAG GTTGACGGAGAACCATACTGGTATTATGAGTATCTTGTTCGGAAATCACCAACAAAATCT GCATCAGAACCAAATTTGTTTCGACACAATGTAACGTGCACTGCTGAGCGTGATG GGTACCTGTACTCACTGAATGCTTCCACTCTTAGCAAACAGTGGGAATCT ATGGGGCCCTTTCTGCAACAGACTGTTGCATCATTTCGCCTTCTCCCACCTACAGAAAACTATGTTCCTCCCTACAAGGATCCTTGGAGATTTTGGTGA